In Parasegetibacter sp. NRK P23, a single genomic region encodes these proteins:
- the tsaD gene encoding tRNA (adenosine(37)-N6)-threonylcarbamoyltransferase complex transferase subunit TsaD: MPTILAIESSCDETSSAVSVDGVIRSNFIANQTVHEKYGGVVPELASRAHLQHIVPVVDAALKEAGVEMRQLDAIAFTQAPGLIGALLVGAQFAKSLALALDIPLIAVHHMQAHVLANLIDDPKPAFPFLCLTVSGGHTQIVRCDAPNRLTVIGETLDDAAGEAFDKSAKILGLPYPGGPLIDKYAKLGDPLKFRFPEPQIPGLNFSFSGLKTAILYFVQEQQTKDPDFLANNMNDVCASIQHRIVSILLNKLEKAAKETGIKNLCIAGGVSANSGLRNALTALGEKKKWNVFIPAFQYCTDNAGMIAITAHYKYLDGDFSGMDVTPSARATW, translated from the coding sequence GTGCCCACCATACTCGCCATAGAATCTTCCTGCGATGAAACCTCCTCCGCCGTTTCGGTGGACGGGGTGATCCGTTCCAATTTTATCGCCAACCAAACCGTTCACGAAAAATATGGTGGCGTGGTGCCCGAACTCGCTTCCCGTGCCCACCTTCAGCACATCGTTCCCGTAGTGGACGCCGCGTTGAAAGAAGCCGGGGTGGAAATGCGTCAACTCGATGCCATCGCTTTCACGCAGGCACCCGGACTGATCGGCGCATTGCTCGTGGGCGCGCAGTTCGCCAAATCACTTGCCCTTGCACTGGACATTCCGCTTATCGCCGTGCACCACATGCAGGCGCATGTGCTCGCCAACCTGATCGATGACCCCAAACCGGCATTCCCCTTCCTTTGCCTTACCGTAAGTGGCGGCCACACGCAGATCGTGCGCTGCGATGCGCCCAACCGCCTTACCGTAATCGGCGAAACCCTGGACGATGCCGCAGGTGAAGCATTTGACAAATCCGCAAAAATACTGGGACTGCCCTACCCCGGCGGCCCGCTCATCGATAAATACGCCAAACTGGGCGATCCGCTCAAATTCCGGTTCCCTGAACCCCAGATACCCGGACTTAACTTCAGTTTCAGCGGACTGAAAACAGCCATACTTTATTTCGTGCAGGAACAACAGACCAAGGACCCGGATTTCCTGGCCAATAACATGAATGATGTGTGCGCTTCCATCCAGCACAGGATCGTGAGCATCCTGCTGAATAAACTGGAAAAAGCGGCGAAAGAAACAGGGATCAAAAACCTGTGCATCGCCGGTGGCGTATCCGCCAATTCCGGGCTGCGAAACGCGCTCACCGCCCTGGGTGAAAAGAAAAAATGGAACGTATTCATCCCCGCTTTTCAATATTGCACCGACAATGCCGGGATGATCGCCATTACAGCCCATTACAAATACCTGGATGGCGACTTCAGCGGCATGGACGTAACGCCTTCCGCAAGGGCCACCTGGTAA
- a CDS encoding tRNA1(Val) (adenine(37)-N6)-methyltransferase: protein MKVCTDACILGAWFARKVPNYATILDIGAGTGLQMLMLAQQTKARIHGIEIDLDAFRQLKDNVDHSPWKSSITIFPGDVRRYQFPHSYDFIISNPPFFEGDLVSGNAGKDAAKHSTTLSLQQLLETIDQWLSDSGSFGLLLPFHRLQEVKEIAVPLGFHLHETLLVQQTTTHNWFRAIVQFSRTPDPSPTEHTLSIKVDGDYTPEFRELLKDYYLAF, encoded by the coding sequence ATGAAGGTATGCACAGACGCATGCATCCTGGGTGCATGGTTTGCCCGCAAAGTCCCGAATTACGCCACCATACTGGATATTGGCGCGGGAACCGGTCTGCAGATGCTGATGCTGGCGCAACAAACCAAAGCGCGTATACATGGCATTGAAATAGACCTGGACGCTTTCCGGCAACTGAAAGACAACGTGGACCATAGTCCCTGGAAAAGCAGCATCACCATCTTCCCCGGCGATGTACGGCGTTACCAGTTCCCCCATTCTTACGATTTCATCATTTCCAATCCACCTTTTTTTGAAGGCGATCTCGTGTCCGGCAATGCCGGTAAAGATGCTGCCAAACACAGTACCACATTAAGTTTGCAACAACTCCTGGAGACGATCGACCAGTGGCTCTCCGACTCCGGAAGTTTCGGTCTGCTCCTTCCCTTTCACCGTTTGCAAGAAGTAAAGGAAATAGCCGTGCCCCTGGGGTTTCACCTGCATGAAACATTATTGGTGCAACAAACCACCACACACAACTGGTTCCGGGCCATCGTGCAATTTTCGCGCACACCCGACCCCTCGCCTACAGAACATACCCTCTCCATCAAAGTGGACGGCGATTACACCCCCGAATTCCGGGAACTGCTGAAAGATTATTACCTGGCGTTTTAG
- a CDS encoding MmcQ/YjbR family DNA-binding protein → MHIEALQAYCLSKPGTEETLPFGPDTLVYKVGGKIYLLTSLDSEQFGFNVKCDPDLAVELRERYPCITPGYHMNKKHWNTVTPDGSVPDAVLKEWIDHSYELVVKSLPAKLRAAL, encoded by the coding sequence ATGCACATCGAAGCGCTTCAGGCATACTGCCTTTCAAAACCAGGCACCGAAGAAACCCTCCCCTTCGGTCCGGATACACTTGTTTATAAAGTGGGCGGTAAAATTTACCTGCTCACCTCGCTCGACAGCGAGCAGTTCGGGTTCAATGTAAAATGCGATCCCGATCTTGCCGTTGAGTTGAGGGAACGTTATCCCTGTATTACACCCGGTTACCACATGAACAAAAAACACTGGAACACCGTTACGCCCGATGGCTCAGTGCCGGACGCGGTATTGAAGGAATGGATCGATCACTCTTATGAACTGGTGGTAAAAAGTCTGCCGGCGAAACTAAGGGCTGCATTGTAA
- a CDS encoding carbon-nitrogen hydrolase family protein gives MKIAIASPVYPLSVTHALAEMEKLTMDAAGQGASIICFPETFIPGYPLKTDDPYQAPDKQELESALETACKTALRYQIAIILPMDWYSESGLQNVAQVISASGEWLGFQAKVQLDPSEDHIWVPGTERRLFETGGLKFGISICHEGFRYPETVRWAAVNGAHIVFHPHFAGSDISGRKPEQWGSMEQPYYEKAMMMRALENTIYFASANYTTKFPESASSIIAPDGGLMAHQPYGLPGALVAEIDLSKATGLLAKRWKMA, from the coding sequence ATGAAAATAGCCATCGCTTCCCCGGTTTATCCTTTGTCTGTAACACATGCTCTTGCTGAAATGGAAAAGCTCACTATGGACGCCGCCGGACAAGGCGCTTCCATCATTTGTTTTCCGGAAACGTTTATACCGGGTTACCCACTTAAAACGGATGATCCCTACCAGGCTCCGGATAAGCAGGAATTGGAATCGGCGCTTGAAACTGCCTGTAAAACAGCGCTTCGGTATCAAATCGCCATCATTCTTCCCATGGATTGGTATTCGGAATCGGGCCTGCAGAACGTGGCGCAGGTGATTTCCGCATCGGGGGAGTGGCTCGGTTTTCAGGCTAAAGTGCAGTTGGATCCTTCGGAAGATCATATCTGGGTGCCGGGAACGGAACGGCGTTTATTCGAGACCGGTGGGCTGAAGTTTGGGATATCCATTTGCCATGAAGGGTTTCGTTATCCGGAGACGGTTCGTTGGGCGGCTGTTAACGGTGCCCATATCGTGTTCCATCCGCATTTTGCGGGCAGCGATATTTCGGGCAGAAAGCCGGAACAGTGGGGGAGTATGGAGCAGCCTTACTACGAGAAGGCGATGATGATGCGCGCGTTGGAGAATACCATTTATTTCGCGAGCGCTAATTACACCACAAAATTCCCTGAATCGGCCTCATCCATCATCGCGCCGGACGGTGGGTTGATGGCGCATCAGCCCTACGGATTGCCCGGTGCGCTGGTCGCGGAGATTGATCTTTCGAAGGCGACGGGTTTGTTGGCGAAGCGGTGGAAGATGGCATAG
- a CDS encoding response regulator transcription factor: MIIDDHPLVVDGVATMLKDECYLEVIAAARTGRQALNILGEHPECDLVLLDINLPDTDGLQLCEQIRRLYPSVKIICLTSVNEAGIISQMIRKGANGYLLKDMEKTELVTAINKVLDGDVYLSKAANDKILQQLRELDINPQQIPMLTRREKEILSLLDKGLSSQEIAEKLCLSIYTIDTHRKNMLQKMNVHNTPALLKAAYNLGLLVRQQ, translated from the coding sequence ATGATTATAGATGATCACCCGCTGGTGGTGGATGGTGTGGCCACCATGCTGAAGGATGAGTGCTACCTGGAGGTGATTGCCGCCGCCCGCACGGGCAGGCAGGCCTTAAATATATTGGGGGAACACCCCGAATGTGATCTTGTATTGCTGGACATTAACCTGCCCGATACCGATGGACTTCAACTCTGCGAACAGATCAGGCGGTTGTATCCTTCTGTAAAAATCATCTGCCTTACTTCTGTGAACGAAGCGGGCATCATTTCCCAGATGATCCGCAAAGGAGCGAATGGTTACCTGCTCAAGGATATGGAAAAAACGGAACTGGTTACGGCCATCAACAAAGTGCTGGACGGAGACGTTTACCTGAGTAAAGCGGCCAACGATAAAATACTCCAGCAACTCCGGGAACTGGACATCAATCCGCAGCAGATTCCCATGCTGACCAGGCGGGAAAAAGAAATTCTATCCTTACTCGATAAAGGACTTTCCAGCCAGGAGATCGCGGAGAAACTTTGCCTGAGTATTTACACGATTGATACGCACAGGAAGAATATGCTGCAAAAAATGAATGTACACAATACACCCGCGCTCCTGAAAGCCGCTTACAACCTGGGGTTGCTGGTCAGGCAGCAATAA
- a CDS encoding sensor histidine kinase, whose translation MNLRKFEFWLVTSCLITYLLLLSYQGITEPSGYYLEIPADEDMGQAVRFDYIKHLMAPRILQVLASYVVFLLLNYRTFPALQSGKQPYYGVLTIFLSGLFLLTMFFFASYLSNTHFFISSASRTTARILWLKSAFSYSILVMLAIGSYYIIKTFVQWIHNEHLAGKKEEQKILREITVAAMLWMGLSAVMLILSNGHLGVVQFFFIYEIPVFILFFFLWVYRIIPRYKQHGKKRKVFLPSFFLLLVSQLPMMFYFIAVRFHREEIIMLLFISAAIIPAFIIWPLSKYYYNIRQEQQSKVHTLETAVSTSSANLDFLRSQINPHFLFNALNTIYGTALQENADRTAEGVQKLGDMMRFMLKEDQHEKIALEEEITYLQHYIDLQKLRTEQSPDIDINFTVHEQDCDHQIAPMLLIPFVENAFKHGISLKERSWIRINLSCDAQHVYFDAYNSIHRKDESDPEKDRSGIGLENVKQRLNLLYPQHHALNIRQTPDEFFVHLTITTR comes from the coding sequence ATGAACCTGCGAAAATTTGAATTCTGGCTCGTCACAAGTTGCCTTATCACTTACCTGCTCCTGCTGTCGTACCAGGGCATCACGGAGCCTTCCGGCTACTACCTGGAAATCCCCGCTGATGAGGACATGGGCCAGGCCGTCCGTTTTGATTACATCAAACACCTGATGGCCCCGCGCATCCTGCAGGTACTGGCATCATATGTGGTTTTCCTTTTGTTGAATTACAGAACTTTTCCCGCACTCCAATCGGGTAAACAACCTTATTATGGTGTCCTCACCATTTTCCTCAGCGGCCTTTTTCTGCTCACGATGTTCTTCTTCGCCTCTTATCTTTCCAATACACATTTCTTCATCAGTTCAGCTTCAAGAACCACCGCCAGGATATTGTGGCTGAAAAGCGCGTTCAGTTACAGCATTCTGGTGATGCTGGCCATTGGAAGCTATTACATCATAAAGACCTTCGTACAATGGATACACAACGAACATCTCGCAGGTAAAAAGGAAGAGCAGAAAATCCTGAGAGAGATCACGGTTGCAGCCATGCTGTGGATGGGCCTTTCAGCCGTAATGCTCATTCTCTCCAACGGGCATCTTGGTGTGGTACAATTCTTCTTCATCTATGAAATTCCGGTATTCATTTTATTCTTTTTCCTTTGGGTGTACCGCATCATTCCCCGCTACAAACAACATGGCAAAAAACGAAAAGTATTTCTACCCTCTTTCTTTCTGCTGCTGGTATCACAACTGCCGATGATGTTCTATTTCATCGCCGTCCGTTTCCACCGAGAAGAGATCATTATGCTGCTTTTCATTTCAGCCGCTATTATCCCCGCCTTCATTATATGGCCACTCAGCAAATATTATTACAATATCAGACAGGAGCAGCAATCAAAGGTGCATACACTGGAAACCGCGGTCAGCACCTCTTCCGCCAACCTGGATTTTCTCCGCTCACAGATCAACCCGCATTTCCTGTTCAACGCGCTGAATACCATTTACGGCACGGCACTCCAGGAAAACGCGGACCGTACCGCCGAAGGGGTGCAGAAACTGGGCGATATGATGCGCTTTATGTTAAAGGAAGATCAACATGAAAAAATTGCACTCGAAGAAGAAATTACTTATCTTCAACATTACATCGACCTCCAAAAACTTCGCACCGAACAATCGCCCGACATCGACATCAACTTTACCGTTCACGAACAAGACTGTGACCACCAGATAGCGCCCATGCTGCTGATACCGTTCGTAGAGAACGCGTTCAAGCACGGGATCAGCCTGAAGGAAAGATCATGGATAAGAATCAACTTATCCTGTGATGCTCAACACGTGTATTTCGACGCCTACAACAGCATCCACAGGAAAGATGAATCCGATCCCGAAAAGGACCGTTCCGGCATCGGGCTTGAAAATGTAAAACAACGTTTAAACCTATTATACCCGCAACACCATGCACTCAACATCCGACAAACCCCCGATGAATTCTTCGTTCACCTCACCATCACAACCCGGTAA
- a CDS encoding DUF4407 domain-containing protein — protein MNSSFTSPSQPGNENSGWDRFLWWMAAADPQLMKDCGPDRFRYSIIGYTVMATWIFATLAWGYFFSTLLTESLLIIPCALFFGFIILTIDRGLIAGMNSNGGKNKLLPLAFRIVLALTIGFFLSQPVVLWLFEKDVDAHLPVIKEKKTTAYLAQVRQENAITLQQAKTEIERIRNEQKRREQEIADLKSGYIRETDGTGGSGKIGEYTIAKVKKLAWLKAEEDLIVWKREQQPMLDSALAKEKRTEEHIAARMAEFEKGLNDGFLIRIETLDDLMLLHPPVQYRYRLVIFLIMLIELMPLLTKLMMPSGLYEEKLNDAVNAQRTTLQLERGARQAMENKFYEQAAQQDQLLQEQVLAEIDAWRREQASEQFRAWKQQPGPIRKFWNSIKTSLFYFQKN, from the coding sequence ATGAATTCTTCGTTCACCTCACCATCACAACCCGGTAACGAAAATTCGGGCTGGGACCGCTTCCTCTGGTGGATGGCCGCCGCCGACCCCCAACTGATGAAAGATTGCGGCCCGGACAGGTTCCGCTATTCCATCATCGGGTACACGGTAATGGCTACCTGGATTTTCGCCACGCTGGCCTGGGGCTATTTCTTCTCCACGCTGCTCACCGAATCACTGCTCATCATTCCGTGCGCATTGTTCTTCGGGTTCATCATCCTCACCATCGACCGGGGACTGATCGCAGGCATGAACAGCAATGGGGGAAAGAACAAATTGTTGCCCCTGGCGTTCCGGATCGTGCTGGCGCTCACCATCGGTTTCTTTCTGTCGCAACCCGTTGTACTGTGGTTATTCGAAAAAGATGTGGATGCGCATTTGCCGGTGATCAAAGAGAAAAAAACTACGGCCTACCTCGCGCAGGTGCGCCAGGAAAACGCCATCACCCTGCAACAGGCCAAAACGGAAATTGAACGCATCAGGAATGAACAGAAAAGAAGAGAACAGGAGATCGCCGACCTGAAGAGCGGCTATATCCGCGAGACCGACGGCACCGGAGGCTCCGGCAAAATAGGCGAATACACCATCGCCAAAGTAAAAAAACTGGCCTGGCTGAAGGCCGAAGAAGACCTGATTGTATGGAAGCGGGAACAGCAACCCATGCTGGACTCCGCCCTCGCTAAAGAAAAAAGAACGGAAGAACATATTGCCGCACGCATGGCCGAATTTGAAAAAGGGTTGAACGACGGATTCCTGATCCGCATTGAAACCCTGGACGACCTGATGCTGCTGCACCCCCCGGTTCAATACCGCTACCGGCTCGTGATCTTCCTCATCATGCTCATAGAACTGATGCCCCTGTTAACCAAGTTGATGATGCCCTCGGGTTTGTACGAAGAGAAACTGAACGACGCAGTGAACGCCCAACGCACCACCCTTCAACTGGAACGCGGCGCCAGGCAAGCCATGGAAAACAAGTTCTACGAACAGGCCGCCCAACAGGATCAACTCCTGCAGGAACAGGTACTGGCCGAGATAGACGCATGGCGCCGCGAACAGGCATCCGAACAGTTCAGAGCATGGAAACAACAGCCCGGCCCTATCCGTAAATTCTGGAACAGCATCAAAACAAGCCTGTTCTATTTTCAGAAAAACTAG
- a CDS encoding LytTR family DNA-binding domain-containing protein encodes MQTAAITAISIDDEPMALEVIRQLASKVPFLELKASFTNALEALHHIQQDPPDMLFLDIKMPDISGLELVKSMQSPPMVVFTTAYSEHAVQSFELDAIDYLLKPFSFARFLKSCNKALHLHKLQHPSKEVPEEQPYIFVKSGYDQIRILLDDLIYLQSAGNYVHFHLRSQKILARLTLQEAEQLLPEGRFVRIHRSYIVAAANINRIERTQVWLSNQVSLPVGPGYVTELGQITGR; translated from the coding sequence ATGCAAACGGCAGCAATTACCGCGATTTCAATAGACGATGAACCGATGGCCCTGGAAGTGATCAGGCAACTCGCTTCGAAAGTGCCGTTCCTGGAACTGAAAGCCAGTTTCACCAACGCGCTGGAAGCCCTGCACCACATTCAGCAGGACCCGCCCGATATGCTGTTCCTGGACATCAAGATGCCCGATATTTCCGGGCTGGAACTGGTGAAATCCATGCAGTCGCCGCCCATGGTGGTATTCACCACCGCGTACAGCGAACATGCCGTGCAAAGTTTTGAACTCGACGCGATCGACTACCTGCTGAAACCATTTTCGTTCGCGCGTTTCCTGAAATCCTGCAACAAAGCATTGCACCTGCATAAACTGCAACACCCTTCAAAAGAAGTACCTGAAGAGCAGCCCTACATATTCGTGAAGTCCGGCTACGACCAGATACGCATCCTTTTAGACGATCTTATCTACCTGCAAAGCGCCGGCAATTATGTGCATTTTCACCTCCGTTCGCAGAAGATACTGGCCCGTCTTACCCTCCAGGAGGCGGAGCAACTACTGCCCGAAGGCCGGTTCGTGCGCATCCACCGCTCTTATATCGTGGCCGCGGCCAACATCAACCGCATCGAACGCACACAGGTATGGCTCAGCAACCAGGTCTCCCTGCCCGTTGGGCCGGGTTATGTAACAGAACTCGGGCAGATTACCGGACGTTGA
- a CDS encoding ABC transporter permease, which translates to MLKILEVLWSSFKMALQELRVNKLRTFLSLFGITIGIFCIIGVLATISSLKYNIQESVSSMGANTIYIQKEPWGDDGGPNSWWKYANRPNPKYEELEFIKKRSSLAQNVAFITFSGSNVEYKESQLNNVTWYAVTEEYSDIQPIDVAYGRYLSANDFLSGSNAMVLGYANAEKLFGNPERAVGKEVTIKGRKVQIVGVMKKYGQSNFGGWDFDNILIVPYLFARALINEKYAGGILMAKGAEDLPVQALKEDLTGVMRSIRKLSPTQEDNFALNEISAANDFLDSIFGSINAGGWAIAALSLIVGAFGVANIMFVTVRERTSQIGLKKAIGAKKSIILTEFLLESAFLCIIGGLVGVLLVFILTKILSAAFGFAIFVSIQNLALAISICILLGVLSGIIPARTAARLDPVVAIRTK; encoded by the coding sequence ATGCTAAAAATCCTCGAAGTACTCTGGAGCAGCTTTAAAATGGCTTTACAGGAGTTGCGGGTAAACAAACTCCGCACCTTCCTTTCCCTTTTTGGCATTACCATCGGCATATTCTGCATCATCGGTGTACTGGCCACCATCAGTTCGCTGAAATACAATATCCAGGAGAGCGTATCCTCCATGGGCGCCAATACCATTTACATCCAGAAAGAACCCTGGGGCGACGATGGCGGTCCCAATTCCTGGTGGAAATACGCCAACCGGCCAAACCCCAAATACGAAGAACTGGAATTCATCAAAAAAAGATCGTCCCTTGCGCAAAACGTGGCCTTTATCACGTTCAGCGGCTCTAACGTGGAATACAAGGAATCTCAGCTGAACAACGTAACCTGGTATGCCGTTACCGAAGAATACAGCGATATCCAACCTATTGACGTGGCTTATGGCCGCTACCTGAGCGCCAATGATTTTCTCAGCGGCAGCAACGCCATGGTACTGGGCTATGCCAACGCTGAAAAACTCTTCGGCAACCCCGAAAGGGCCGTGGGCAAGGAAGTCACCATCAAAGGCAGAAAAGTGCAGATTGTGGGCGTGATGAAAAAATACGGCCAGAGCAACTTCGGGGGATGGGATTTCGACAATATCCTGATCGTGCCCTACCTGTTCGCCCGCGCGCTTATCAATGAAAAATACGCCGGCGGTATCCTGATGGCCAAAGGCGCCGAGGACCTGCCCGTTCAGGCCTTAAAAGAAGACCTGACCGGTGTGATGCGCTCCATCCGGAAACTCTCTCCCACCCAGGAAGACAATTTTGCGCTCAACGAAATATCCGCCGCCAACGACTTCCTTGATTCCATCTTCGGTTCCATCAACGCCGGGGGCTGGGCCATCGCGGCATTATCGCTTATTGTAGGCGCCTTCGGCGTAGCCAATATCATGTTCGTGACCGTTAGGGAAAGAACCAGCCAGATCGGCCTGAAAAAAGCTATTGGGGCGAAAAAATCCATCATCCTCACCGAATTTCTATTGGAATCGGCTTTCCTCTGCATCATTGGTGGACTGGTAGGTGTATTGCTCGTATTCATTTTGACCAAAATACTCAGCGCCGCCTTCGGCTTCGCCATCTTTGTTTCCATACAAAACCTGGCACTGGCCATCAGTATTTGTATATTGCTCGGCGTGCTTTCAGGTATCATTCCTGCCCGGACAGCCGCAAGGCTGGATCCGGTGGTGGCCATCAGAACGAAGTAA
- the hscB gene encoding Fe-S protein assembly co-chaperone HscB codes for MMQYFELFGEKPSFKTDPSLLKKKFYALSRELHPDFNTSGSEEEQMVNLEKAAQLNKAYKTLLDPDATIGYILESKGLLETEKQAPLPPDFLMEMMDINEALADAEMEGNTATVEQTAQQITTLEKTLYETVEKDLDADPEDPAAEKALLRVKDYYLKKKYLQRILDRIAGIRNIAAR; via the coding sequence ATGATGCAGTATTTCGAATTGTTTGGCGAAAAACCATCCTTCAAAACGGATCCATCCTTATTGAAAAAGAAGTTCTACGCTTTGAGCCGTGAACTTCATCCCGACTTCAATACATCCGGATCGGAGGAAGAACAGATGGTTAACCTCGAAAAAGCCGCCCAACTCAACAAAGCGTACAAAACACTTCTTGATCCGGATGCGACCATCGGCTATATACTGGAATCCAAAGGATTGCTGGAAACAGAAAAACAAGCCCCCCTCCCGCCCGATTTCCTGATGGAAATGATGGACATCAACGAAGCGCTGGCGGATGCCGAAATGGAAGGGAACACCGCCACAGTGGAGCAAACGGCGCAACAAATTACCACACTCGAAAAAACATTATATGAAACTGTTGAAAAAGATCTGGACGCTGACCCGGAAGATCCTGCTGCCGAAAAAGCGCTGCTGCGCGTAAAAGATTACTACCTGAAGAAAAAATACTTACAGCGGATTTTGGACAGAATAGCCGGAATCCGTAATATTGCTGCCCGTTGA